GTACCCCTCGATTCGCCGGAGCAGGTCCTTCACCAAGCCGCCGTCGGCGCGGAACGGAATCGAGGGCATCCCGACCTCCCCGATCGGCGCCACCGCGAGCGGGAGTTCCGCCGACAGGCGGTCGTAGGCGTGCGCGAGCAGCGGGATGAGGTGCACCACGTCCTCGAGGCAGTACCGGACCAGGGTTTCGAGGGCGCGCGGGTGGCCACCGACGTGCTGGTCCCAGAGGAGCACCGCGAGGTAACCGTCGGCTCCCTGGATTTCCTCCGGCCGCGCGAGCCCCAGCGTGCGCTCCACCCCCTTGAGCCCTCCTTTGAGGCCGAGACGGTGAAGCGGGTACCGGAGGTCGATGTGGTGGAACCGGTGGAAGTCGATCTCGGGAAATGCGGCGGCGAGGACCGGTAAGTCGAAGCACGAGCCGTTGTAGGTGACCAGGAGCTCGAATCGCTCCAGGACCGTCTTCAGGCGCCCGAGATCGCGCCCCTGGACGAGCGCTTCGACCCGCTCGCCGTCGGACAGTCCCACGCAGGTGATGCCGTCGCGCCCGGGGGAGAGCCCCGTGGTCTCGATGTCGAGGAAGGCGACGCGCCCGGAGAAGGCCGTGGCGAGACGCCACATCTCCCGTCGGGGCAGGTCCCGCGCGGCCCGCTCGGGGTCCAGGCGCGAGGCGATCAGGTCGCGCCAGGGGCCCTCGGGGTGGCCGCGCAGGAACGCGTTCCAGTCGGTATAGCCGCGCTGCCAGAGCCCGCGCTCGCGCCGCTCACCGACCCCCGGGACGTGGACGAACGATCGGGTCAGCAACTCCCGTCACTCGAGCCCGTAGATCCAGCCTTCCTTCCGGACGCGGTCCCCC
The sequence above is a segment of the Terriglobia bacterium genome. Coding sequences within it:
- a CDS encoding ribonuclease H-like domain-containing protein; the encoded protein is MLTRSFVHVPGVGERRERGLWQRGYTDWNAFLRGHPEGPWRDLIASRLDPERAARDLPRREMWRLATAFSGRVAFLDIETTGLSPGRDGITCVGLSDGERVEALVQGRDLGRLKTVLERFELLVTYNGSCFDLPVLAAAFPEIDFHRFHHIDLRYPLHRLGLKGGLKGVERTLGLARPEEIQGADGYLAVLLWDQHVGGHPRALETLVRYCLEDVVHLIPLLAHAYDRLSAELPLAVAPIGEVGMPSIPFRADGGLVKDLLRRIEGYRGSGTPGG